A window of the Lolium perenne isolate Kyuss_39 chromosome 7, Kyuss_2.0, whole genome shotgun sequence genome harbors these coding sequences:
- the LOC127315995 gene encoding cell number regulator 11-like, with protein MVGEWSVGLFDCFGDFGTCCLTFWCPCVTFGRIAEIVDKGSTSCCINGTIYVCLASIGCNCLYSCTKRSAMRSQYNLQAWPCMDCCVHFCCESCALCQEYKELENRGFNMAKGISASYRE; from the exons ATGGTTGGGGAGTGGTCAGTTGGGCTTTTTGATTGCTTTGGAGATTTCGGCACCT GCTGCTTGACTTTCTGGTGCCCATGTGTCACATTTGGTCGCATTGCTGAGATCGTGGACAAAGGCTCAACAT CATGCTGCATAAATGGGACCATCTATGTTTGCCTCGCATCCATCGGCTGTAACTGCTTGTATTCTTGTACCAAACGCTCGGCGATGCGGTCGCAATACAACTTGCAAGCATGGCCCTGCATGGACTGCTGCGTCCACTTCTGTtgtgagagttgtgctctatgccAAGAGTACAAGGAGCTGGAAAATCGCGGCTTCAACATGGCCAAAGGTATATCTGCTTCTTACCGAGAATGA